Proteins found in one Hypericibacter terrae genomic segment:
- the arsB gene encoding ACR3 family arsenite efflux transporter translates to MSVFERYLTLWVALCIAVGVALGHLLPGVFQAIGGLEIAKVNLPVAILIWLMIVPMLMRIDFKALAGVTAHWRGIGVTLFINWAVKPFTMAALAWLFIGYLFRPYLPAGQIDSYIAGLIILAAAPCTAMVFVWSNLTKGEPHFTLTQVALNDSIMIVAFAPIVALLLGLSAITVPWDTLVLSVALYILVPVVVAQILRRALLRQGGDEALAAMLRRIQPVSLCALLATLVLLFGFQGEEILAQPIVIALLAVPILIQVYANAGLAYLLNRLAGEQHCVAGPSALIGASNFFELAVAAAISLFGFHSGAALATVVGVLIEVPVMLSVVRIVNASRPWYERGARKPELVPGLKR, encoded by the coding sequence ATGTCCGTCTTCGAACGCTATCTCACCCTCTGGGTCGCGCTCTGCATCGCGGTGGGCGTCGCCCTCGGCCATCTCCTGCCGGGCGTCTTCCAGGCCATCGGCGGGCTCGAGATCGCCAAGGTCAATCTGCCGGTCGCGATCCTGATCTGGCTGATGATCGTGCCGATGCTGATGCGCATCGACTTCAAGGCGCTCGCGGGCGTCACGGCCCACTGGCGCGGGATCGGGGTCACGCTCTTCATCAACTGGGCGGTGAAGCCCTTCACCATGGCGGCGCTGGCCTGGCTCTTCATCGGTTATCTTTTCCGACCCTATCTGCCGGCCGGCCAGATCGATTCCTATATCGCGGGCCTCATCATCCTGGCGGCGGCGCCCTGCACCGCGATGGTCTTCGTCTGGTCGAACCTGACGAAAGGCGAGCCGCATTTCACCCTGACCCAGGTCGCGCTCAACGACAGCATCATGATCGTGGCCTTCGCGCCGATCGTGGCGCTGCTGCTCGGACTCTCCGCAATCACGGTGCCCTGGGACACGCTGGTCCTGTCGGTGGCGCTCTATATCCTGGTTCCGGTCGTGGTCGCGCAGATCCTGCGCCGCGCGCTGCTGCGTCAGGGCGGCGACGAGGCGCTGGCGGCGATGCTGCGGCGGATCCAGCCCGTCTCGCTCTGCGCCTTGCTCGCGACGCTGGTTCTGCTGTTCGGGTTCCAGGGCGAGGAGATCCTGGCGCAGCCGATCGTGATCGCACTGCTGGCGGTGCCGATCCTGATCCAGGTCTATGCCAATGCCGGCCTCGCCTATCTCCTCAACCGGCTCGCCGGCGAGCAACATTGCGTTGCCGGACCCTCGGCGCTCATCGGCGCCAGCAACTTCTTCGAGCTCGCCGTGGCCGCCGCCATCAGCCTGTTCGGGTTCCATTCCGGTGCCGCCCTCGCGACCGTCGTCGGCGTGCTGATCGAGGTGCCGGTGATGCTGTCGGTCGTGCGCATCGTCAATGCCAGCCGCCCCTGGTATGAACGCGGCGCCCGCAAGCCCGAGCTGGTACCAGGCCTGAAGCGCTGA
- a CDS encoding ArsR/SmtB family transcription factor encodes MKLEKAAKQLEALGNPTRLKVYRTLVRAGHGGMPVGRLQDKIGIAASTLSHHLHRLILTGLVSQERQATTLICRANYEIMHELLGFLADECCADAPAAASGEAAA; translated from the coding sequence ATGAAACTCGAAAAAGCGGCAAAGCAGCTCGAGGCGCTGGGCAACCCGACCCGCCTCAAGGTCTATCGGACACTGGTGCGAGCCGGCCATGGCGGCATGCCGGTCGGTCGGCTGCAGGACAAGATCGGAATCGCGGCCTCGACCCTGTCGCACCATCTCCACCGCCTGATCCTGACCGGACTGGTCTCGCAGGAGCGTCAGGCCACGACGCTGATCTGCCGGGCCAACTACGAAATCATGCATGAGTTGCTGGGGTTTCTCGCCGACGAATGCTGCGCCGACGCGCCCGCTGCGGCGAGCGGCGAAGCCGCGGCCTGA
- a CDS encoding NAD(P)-binding domain-containing protein yields the protein MTESTASLPVAVIGAGPIGLAAGAHLIERGLPVKLYEAGTTVGANLRDWGHARIFTPWEHDVDRAALAILERHGWRMPDPTALPTGDDLCDLYLEPLARTAELAPVVETSARVVSISRRGLDKMTSRQRETKPFEIVVERADGTRRRDLARAVIDASGTWNQPNPIGASGLPANGEAEHTDRIAYGMPDVLGRDRSDYAGRRTLVIGAGYSAANVLLDLIRLATEALGNRVDWMVRGTSLAKVYGGGDADQLPARGALGWHLKEAVENGRIALTSGFAATRLREEGKELWLDGETAQGPRSLGPFDRIVVATGQRPDLTMTRELRLELDPWLEGVKALGPLIDPNLHSCGSVPPHGHREVGHPEPGFYTVGVKSYGRAPTFLLLTGYEQVRSVAAALAGDMAAADDVKLTLPETGICDSNPYEQFSVAEACCVPAPAATAACCAPAPVAVKPAKKSCCGSGVAA from the coding sequence ATGACCGAAAGCACCGCCTCGCTTCCCGTCGCCGTGATCGGCGCCGGTCCGATCGGGCTTGCCGCCGGCGCCCATCTCATCGAGCGAGGTCTGCCAGTGAAGCTCTATGAGGCCGGCACGACCGTCGGCGCGAACTTGCGCGATTGGGGCCATGCCCGCATCTTCACGCCCTGGGAGCATGACGTCGATCGCGCGGCCCTGGCGATCCTCGAGCGTCATGGCTGGCGAATGCCCGACCCCACCGCGCTTCCGACCGGCGACGATCTTTGCGACCTCTATCTCGAGCCGCTGGCCCGCACGGCTGAGCTGGCGCCGGTCGTCGAAACCTCGGCCCGCGTCGTGTCGATTTCCCGCCGGGGCCTCGACAAGATGACGAGCCGGCAACGCGAGACGAAGCCCTTCGAGATCGTGGTCGAGCGGGCGGACGGAACGCGCCGCCGCGACCTGGCGCGCGCCGTGATCGACGCCTCGGGCACCTGGAACCAGCCCAATCCGATCGGCGCCTCGGGTCTGCCGGCCAACGGCGAAGCGGAGCATACCGACCGGATCGCCTATGGCATGCCCGATGTGCTCGGCCGCGACCGTTCGGACTATGCCGGCCGGCGCACGCTCGTCATCGGCGCCGGTTATTCGGCGGCCAATGTCCTCCTCGATCTGATCCGCCTCGCCACCGAGGCGCTAGGCAACCGGGTCGATTGGATGGTGCGCGGCACCAGTCTCGCCAAGGTCTATGGCGGCGGCGATGCCGACCAACTGCCGGCGCGCGGCGCGCTGGGTTGGCATCTCAAGGAGGCGGTCGAGAACGGCCGGATCGCGCTGACATCGGGCTTCGCGGCGACGCGCCTGCGCGAGGAGGGCAAGGAATTGTGGCTCGACGGCGAGACAGCGCAAGGGCCGCGAAGCCTGGGTCCGTTCGACCGCATCGTGGTCGCCACCGGCCAGCGTCCCGACCTGACCATGACCCGCGAATTGCGGCTTGAGCTCGATCCCTGGCTCGAGGGCGTGAAGGCGCTGGGCCCGCTGATCGATCCCAATCTCCATTCCTGCGGTTCGGTGCCGCCGCATGGCCATCGCGAGGTCGGCCATCCCGAGCCCGGCTTCTACACCGTGGGCGTCAAGAGCTACGGCCGCGCGCCGACTTTCCTGCTGCTGACCGGCTACGAGCAGGTGCGCTCGGTAGCTGCCGCCCTGGCTGGCGACATGGCAGCCGCGGACGACGTCAAGCTGACCTTGCCGGAGACCGGCATTTGCGACAGCAACCCTTATGAGCAGTTCAGCGTTGCCGAGGCTTGCTGTGTTCCCGCTCCGGCCGCGACGGCGGCCTGCTGCGCGCCGGCGCCGGTTGCCGTGAAGCCGGCGAAGAAATCCTGTTGCGGAAGCGGCGTCGCCGCATGA
- a CDS encoding MFS transporter, whose amino-acid sequence MTESVVAGSADIPVALPDRRIVVPALGVTQILAWGSSYYLPAVLAKPIADDTGWPLGWIVGGLSLGLLMAALISPKVGHAIERHGGRPVLAVSALLLAAGSVGLALAPNPVFYLVAWVLMGLGMGAGLYDAAFATLGRIYGQGARSTITTLTLFGGFASTTCWPLSAWLVSELGWRGACLTYAAIHLLVLLPIYLFLLPRQTHRADTATPAAGAASPSAARQATTIRDRLVLFLLGAVIATAAMISATMSVHMLTILQARDMTLATAVAFGAMVGPSQVGARAIEMAIARFHHPIWTMVVSAALVVLGLGVLWAGLPLTALALMAYGGGIGLESIARGTVPLALFGADGYAVLMGKLALPSLLLQAAAPSLGALLIHRFGTDGALFAILAAALLTLVMVSALAALAKRGGAVSRGS is encoded by the coding sequence ATGACCGAGTCCGTCGTCGCCGGTTCCGCCGATATTCCGGTTGCCTTGCCGGACCGGCGCATCGTCGTGCCGGCGCTCGGCGTGACGCAGATCCTCGCCTGGGGCTCGTCCTATTACCTGCCGGCCGTGCTGGCCAAGCCGATCGCCGACGACACGGGCTGGCCGCTCGGCTGGATCGTCGGCGGGCTGTCGCTGGGCCTGCTCATGGCCGCTCTGATCTCTCCCAAGGTGGGGCACGCGATCGAACGCCATGGCGGACGCCCCGTGCTCGCCGTCAGCGCGCTCCTGCTGGCGGCGGGGTCCGTCGGACTGGCTCTGGCGCCCAACCCTGTCTTCTATCTTGTCGCCTGGGTGCTGATGGGGCTCGGCATGGGCGCCGGCCTCTACGATGCGGCTTTCGCCACGCTCGGGCGCATCTACGGCCAGGGCGCGCGCTCGACCATCACCACGCTCACCCTGTTCGGCGGATTCGCCAGCACGACCTGCTGGCCGCTCTCGGCCTGGCTGGTGTCGGAGCTGGGGTGGCGCGGCGCCTGCCTCACCTACGCCGCCATTCATCTGCTGGTGCTGTTGCCGATCTATCTCTTTCTGTTGCCCCGCCAGACCCACCGGGCAGACACCGCGACGCCGGCCGCCGGCGCCGCGAGCCCGTCGGCGGCGCGACAGGCCACGACCATCCGCGATCGCTTGGTGCTGTTCCTGCTGGGCGCCGTCATCGCCACGGCCGCGATGATCTCCGCGACGATGTCGGTCCATATGCTGACGATCCTGCAGGCGCGCGACATGACGCTGGCGACGGCCGTCGCCTTCGGCGCGATGGTCGGCCCCTCGCAGGTCGGCGCGCGCGCCATCGAGATGGCGATCGCGCGCTTCCATCATCCGATCTGGACCATGGTGGTGTCGGCGGCGCTGGTCGTGCTGGGCCTCGGCGTGCTGTGGGCCGGGTTGCCGCTGACGGCGCTGGCCCTGATGGCCTATGGCGGCGGCATCGGCCTGGAATCGATCGCGCGCGGGACCGTGCCGCTGGCGCTCTTCGGCGCCGACGGCTATGCCGTCCTGATGGGGAAGCTCGCCTTGCCGAGCCTTCTGCTGCAGGCCGCCGCCCCCTCGCTCGGCGCCCTCCTGATCCATCGTTTCGGCACCGATGGCGCGCTCTTCGCGATCCTGGCCGCGGCGCTTCTCACGCTCGTCATGGTCAGCGCCCTGGCCGCCTTGGCCAAACGGGGCGGTGCCGTCTCTCGTGGATCCTAG
- a CDS encoding DUF302 domain-containing protein, with protein sequence MTPAGLITIPSELSAAETMNRLIAEVRAKGMTVFARIDHAAGAMAAGLTLRPTELLIFGNPKGGTPPMQTAQTMGIDLPLKALVWQDEAGKTWLSYNDPAWLARRHGIDGSLESTICLMAGALQAITAKAVSAA encoded by the coding sequence ATGACCCCGGCCGGGCTGATCACGATCCCGAGCGAGCTCAGCGCCGCCGAGACCATGAATCGCCTCATCGCCGAGGTAAGGGCGAAGGGCATGACGGTGTTTGCCCGGATCGATCATGCGGCCGGCGCCATGGCGGCCGGGCTGACCCTGAGGCCGACCGAGCTCCTGATCTTCGGCAATCCCAAGGGCGGGACGCCACCGATGCAGACCGCCCAGACCATGGGAATCGATCTGCCGCTGAAGGCGCTCGTCTGGCAGGACGAGGCGGGGAAGACCTGGCTGTCCTACAACGATCCGGCCTGGCTCGCGCGACGGCATGGCATCGACGGCTCGCTGGAATCCACCATCTGCCTCATGGCGGGTGCTCTCCAGGCCATCACGGCAAAAGCGGTATCGGCGGCTTAA
- a CDS encoding SH3-like domain-containing protein — protein MTDSEALVKRLPNDIGGLPAGPVQRVDHELEPWEKRCHALADVLDFHKIINTEEKRRGVEALGSEMIGKLTYYERWIVTFANILFQKQLLTPTDLARKMDEVAARSGALPSKGA, from the coding sequence ATGACCGATAGCGAAGCGCTCGTCAAACGGCTCCCGAACGACATCGGCGGCCTGCCGGCCGGGCCGGTACAGCGGGTCGACCATGAGCTCGAGCCCTGGGAAAAGCGCTGCCATGCGCTGGCCGACGTGCTCGATTTCCACAAGATCATCAATACCGAGGAGAAACGCCGCGGCGTCGAGGCGCTCGGGAGCGAGATGATCGGCAAGCTCACTTACTACGAACGCTGGATCGTCACCTTCGCCAACATCCTGTTCCAGAAGCAGCTGCTGACGCCCACGGACTTGGCCCGCAAGATGGACGAGGTGGCGGCAAGGTCTGGCGCGCTTCCGTCGAAGGGCGCGTAG
- the nthA gene encoding nitrile hydratase subunit alpha: MPAHDHDHDHDHTPIQAGDQPPGYYEIMETAIRELLVEKGLIKAGEIRRQVEVLDSRNPALGAKVVARAWVDPGFRARLLANGRAGCEELGISFYDDTQLIVLENTDKVHNLIVCTLCSCYPRPVLGLPPDWYKAKPYRARAVIEPRAVLAEFGTHIPDDVEIRVSDSTATIRFLVLPQRPEGTEDFNEEQLAALVTRDAMIGVVPVELPAAGGAVQ, translated from the coding sequence ATGCCCGCACATGATCATGACCACGATCACGACCACACGCCCATCCAGGCCGGCGACCAGCCGCCCGGCTATTACGAGATCATGGAGACGGCGATTCGCGAGCTGCTCGTGGAGAAGGGGCTGATCAAGGCCGGCGAGATCCGCCGGCAGGTCGAAGTGCTCGATTCCCGCAATCCGGCGCTTGGCGCCAAAGTGGTGGCGCGCGCCTGGGTCGATCCCGGTTTCCGCGCGCGGCTGCTCGCCAACGGGCGCGCGGGCTGCGAGGAGCTGGGCATCAGCTTCTATGACGACACGCAGCTGATCGTGCTCGAGAACACCGACAAGGTTCACAACCTCATCGTCTGCACCCTCTGCTCCTGTTATCCGCGCCCGGTGCTGGGCTTGCCGCCGGATTGGTACAAGGCGAAGCCCTATCGGGCCCGCGCGGTGATCGAGCCCCGGGCCGTCCTGGCCGAGTTCGGCACGCATATTCCCGACGATGTCGAGATCCGTGTCAGCGATTCGACGGCCACGATCCGTTTCCTGGTGCTCCCGCAGCGGCCCGAGGGCACCGAGGATTTCAATGAGGAGCAGCTCGCCGCCCTGGTCACCCGCGATGCCATGATCGGCGTCGTGCCCGTCGAGCTTCCCGCGGCGGGCGGAGCGGTCCAATGA
- a CDS encoding SH3-like domain-containing protein: protein MMATPSRSTGIVLALGEAPIFAAGDRVRVSMRFPVGHYRVPLYVRGKSAVVEAVMEPANLDNEEEGFGRNAGSKLHYYRVAIPLTELWPGYAGSPRDSLRIEIFETWLERI from the coding sequence ATGATGGCGACGCCCTCCCGCTCGACCGGCATCGTTCTCGCGCTGGGCGAGGCCCCGATCTTCGCCGCCGGCGATCGCGTCAGGGTCTCGATGCGCTTTCCCGTCGGCCACTATCGCGTGCCGCTCTATGTCCGCGGGAAATCGGCGGTCGTCGAGGCGGTGATGGAGCCGGCCAACCTCGACAATGAAGAGGAGGGCTTCGGTCGCAACGCCGGATCGAAGCTTCACTATTACCGCGTGGCGATTCCACTGACCGAGCTGTGGCCGGGCTATGCCGGCTCGCCCCGCGACAGCCTGCGCATCGAAATCTTCGAAACCTGGCTCGAAAGGATCTGA
- a CDS encoding MFS transporter: MTPTVPQARIFYGWFVVAAAFTVMFVGFGSAYTFSAFVDSLQQDFGASRGSVSLVFSLAGFLYFGLGVVSGPLADRWGSRRMAIAGMILVGLGLALASVARTITEVYAAYGLGVGLGVGFSYVPAVAAVQRWFVRRRGFASGLAVSGIGVGTLVLPALAVQLVEALGWREAYLVLGALAALLGAGMSLLFADDPRHRGLAPDGDPPKPDAHRERPLGMTLGEAMRTRQFVCLYAACLICSFGIFMPFVHLVPFALDHGVERSAAAFLLGIIGIGSTAGRFLLGGLADRLGRYSFLLALFVGMALALTIWAFATGFWSLALFSFVYGVLYGGWVAILPSVVMDCFGGRSISSIMGILFTSVAFGTLIGPSAAGFAFDLSHSYTLPILTGVAANLVAGFIAALARKNPSPAGEPAR, from the coding sequence ATGACGCCGACGGTCCCGCAGGCCCGCATTTTCTACGGCTGGTTCGTCGTCGCGGCGGCCTTTACCGTGATGTTCGTGGGCTTCGGCAGCGCTTACACCTTCAGCGCCTTCGTCGATTCCCTGCAGCAGGATTTCGGGGCTTCGCGCGGGTCGGTCTCGCTGGTCTTCTCGCTGGCGGGCTTCCTCTATTTCGGGTTGGGGGTGGTCAGCGGCCCGCTCGCCGACCGCTGGGGCTCGCGTCGCATGGCCATCGCCGGCATGATCCTGGTCGGCCTGGGACTGGCGCTCGCGAGCGTGGCCCGGACAATCACCGAGGTCTATGCGGCCTACGGGCTCGGAGTCGGCCTCGGGGTGGGTTTTTCCTATGTGCCCGCCGTGGCCGCGGTCCAGCGCTGGTTCGTCCGCCGTCGCGGCTTCGCCTCCGGTCTCGCCGTCAGCGGTATCGGCGTCGGTACGCTGGTGCTACCGGCGCTGGCCGTGCAGCTCGTCGAGGCCCTGGGCTGGCGCGAGGCCTATCTCGTCCTGGGGGCGCTGGCCGCGTTGCTGGGTGCCGGCATGTCGCTCCTCTTCGCCGACGATCCGCGCCATCGCGGGCTCGCTCCGGACGGCGATCCCCCGAAACCGGACGCCCATAGGGAGCGCCCCTTGGGCATGACGCTCGGCGAGGCGATGCGCACCCGGCAATTCGTCTGCCTCTATGCGGCTTGCCTGATCTGCTCTTTCGGCATCTTCATGCCCTTCGTCCATCTCGTGCCCTTCGCGCTGGATCATGGGGTCGAGCGGTCGGCGGCGGCCTTTCTGCTCGGCATCATCGGGATCGGCAGCACGGCGGGACGGTTCCTCCTCGGCGGCCTCGCCGACCGGCTCGGCCGTTACTCGTTCCTCCTGGCGCTCTTCGTCGGCATGGCGCTCGCCCTCACCATCTGGGCCTTCGCCACCGGCTTCTGGTCACTCGCCCTTTTCTCCTTCGTCTATGGCGTGCTCTATGGCGGCTGGGTCGCGATTCTCCCCTCGGTCGTCATGGATTGCTTCGGCGGCCGCAGCATCAGCAGCATCATGGGCATCCTCTTCACCAGCGTGGCCTTCGGCACGCTGATCGGCCCCAGCGCTGCCGGTTTCGCCTTCGATCTCAGCCATAGCTACACCCTGCCGATCCTGACCGGGGTGGCGGCGAACCTCGTCGCCGGCTTCATTGCGGCGCTGGCCAGGAAGAACCCTTCGCCCGCCGGTGAACCGGCGCGCTGA
- a CDS encoding UdgX family uracil-DNA binding protein (This protein belongs to the uracil DNA glycosylase superfamily, members of which act in excision repair of DNA. However, it belongs more specifically to UdgX branch, whose founding member was found to bind uracil in DNA (where it does not belong), without cleaving it, appears to promote DNA repair by a pathway involving RecA, rather than base excision.), giving the protein MTSTSDITSLKALRAAEASCRRCPLYKGATQVVPGEGPARARIMLVGEQPGDQEDLAGKPFVGPAGRILDQALAEAGIEREAVFVTNAVKHFKFEQRGKRRMHKRPDVHEIERCHWWLDLERRIVKPSLVVALGATAVRSVLGRPFAINMIRGRALPIPEGGKMLATIHPSYILRIDDDGEKWRQYRQFVEDLKAGRRTVAETAA; this is encoded by the coding sequence ATGACCTCGACATCCGATATCACATCGTTGAAGGCGCTCCGGGCGGCGGAGGCCTCCTGCCGGCGCTGTCCCTTATACAAAGGTGCGACGCAAGTCGTGCCGGGCGAGGGGCCGGCGCGGGCGCGCATCATGCTGGTGGGCGAGCAGCCCGGCGATCAAGAAGACCTCGCGGGCAAACCCTTCGTCGGGCCGGCCGGCCGCATCCTGGATCAGGCCCTGGCGGAGGCCGGCATCGAGCGTGAGGCGGTGTTCGTCACCAACGCGGTCAAGCATTTCAAGTTCGAGCAGCGCGGCAAGCGGCGGATGCACAAACGGCCCGATGTCCATGAGATCGAGCGCTGCCATTGGTGGCTCGATCTCGAACGCCGGATCGTCAAGCCATCCCTCGTCGTGGCCTTGGGCGCCACGGCCGTGCGCAGCGTCCTGGGACGCCCATTCGCGATCAACATGATCCGCGGCCGTGCCCTGCCGATCCCGGAGGGCGGCAAGATGCTCGCGACCATCCATCCGTCCTACATTCTGCGCATCGACGACGATGGGGAGAAGTGGCGGCAATACCGGCAGTTCGTGGAGGATCTGAAGGCCGGCCGGCGCACCGTGGCCGAAACGGCCGCTTGA
- a CDS encoding type 2 periplasmic-binding domain-containing protein, whose product MFSASIDLAWFGFSAPAMALGLPAHARRPVGGRHVDGGRMRGTWERAHPHSSRDAGSSILRPIAGEFLKAHAVARIPRLLDRGISLVDEGMDLVRRPSPLADSSVIIRRAELQDCVAVLPLPEERT is encoded by the coding sequence ATGTTTTCTGCATCGATCGATCTCGCGTGGTTCGGTTTTTCTGCGCCTGCCATGGCGCTCGGTCTGCCGGCGCATGCTCGCCGACCGGTGGGAGGTCGACATGTCGATGGTGGGCGAATGCGCGGCACCTGGGAGCGAGCCCACCCTCACAGCTCCAGGGACGCTGGGAGTTCGATCCTGCGGCCGATTGCCGGCGAGTTCTTGAAGGCCCATGCTGTGGCGCGGATCCCGCGGCTGCTCGACCGTGGGATCAGTCTTGTCGATGAGGGCATGGATCTGGTGCGTCGTCCCTCGCCGCTGGCCGACTCCTCGGTGATCATCCGGCGGGCGGAACTCCAAGATTGCGTCGCCGTTCTCCCTTTGCCGGAAGAACGGACATGA
- a CDS encoding alpha/beta fold hydrolase, with the protein MPAVVVTHYHTVAVDGVDIFYREAGPADGPVVLLLHGFPTSSHMFRNLIPLLADRYHVIAPDYPGFGQSAMPDHSQFAYTFGHYADLMDGLLQQLKIQRYAMYVMDYGAPVGYRLALKHPERVSGLIVQNGNAYEEGLKEFWDPIKAYWADGSAAHREALSFLVAPETTKFQYTDGMSDLTRIDPDNWVHDQALLDRPGNKDIQLDLFHDYGTNVPLYPKFQAFFRDYKPPTLIVWGKNDKIFPADGASPYLRDLPDAELHLLDTGHFALEDKLDVMAPMIHDFLDRKVAPH; encoded by the coding sequence ATGCCAGCGGTCGTTGTGACCCACTATCACACGGTCGCGGTGGATGGGGTCGACATCTTCTATCGCGAGGCGGGTCCTGCCGATGGCCCGGTCGTGCTGCTATTGCACGGTTTCCCGACCTCTTCGCATATGTTCCGCAATCTGATCCCCCTCCTCGCCGACCGCTATCACGTGATCGCACCCGACTATCCGGGCTTCGGGCAGAGCGCGATGCCCGATCACAGCCAGTTCGCCTACACCTTCGGCCATTATGCCGACCTCATGGACGGGCTGCTGCAGCAGCTCAAGATCCAGCGCTACGCGATGTATGTGATGGATTATGGCGCGCCCGTCGGCTATCGGCTGGCGCTGAAGCATCCCGAGCGGGTCAGCGGCCTGATCGTCCAGAACGGCAATGCCTATGAAGAGGGGCTGAAGGAATTCTGGGATCCGATCAAGGCCTATTGGGCGGACGGGTCGGCGGCCCATCGCGAGGCGCTGAGCTTCCTGGTGGCGCCGGAGACGACGAAGTTCCAGTACACCGACGGTATGAGCGATCTCACCCGCATCGATCCGGACAACTGGGTCCACGACCAGGCCCTGCTGGACCGTCCCGGCAACAAGGACATCCAGCTCGACCTGTTCCACGACTACGGCACCAATGTGCCGCTCTACCCGAAGTTCCAGGCCTTCTTCCGCGACTACAAGCCGCCGACCCTGATCGTCTGGGGCAAGAACGACAAGATCTTCCCGGCTGACGGTGCCTCGCCTTATCTGCGCGACCTGCCGGACGCCGAGCTCCATCTGCTCGACACCGGCCATTTCGCGCTCGAGGACAAGCTCGACGTCATGGCGCCCATGATCCATGACTTCCTGGATCGCAAGGTGGCGCCGCACTAA
- a CDS encoding NAD(P)-dependent oxidoreductase, whose protein sequence is MTIGFIGLGNMGEPMALNLARAGTPLIVWTRAADKCEPLRAAGARVAAGPDEVFAQAPIVILMLANGAAIDEVLGRGSPAFASHVADRIIVHMGTTAPDYSRGLEAKIRAAGGRYVEAPVSGSRKPAEAGQLVAMLAGDPASVDEVRPLLRPMCHQTIVCGAVPSALLMKLSVNLFLLTMVTGLAEAAHFADRQGVDMQQFLAVLDAGPMASAVSRVKGAKLVARDFSVQAAIADVLMNNRLVADAAREARLATPLLDVCHALYAETLALGHGQADMAAVVRALEARTDSGVR, encoded by the coding sequence ATGACCATCGGTTTTATCGGTCTCGGCAATATGGGCGAGCCCATGGCGCTGAATCTGGCCCGCGCCGGAACCCCCCTCATTGTCTGGACCCGCGCTGCCGACAAATGCGAGCCGCTGCGCGCCGCCGGTGCCCGGGTCGCGGCGGGCCCGGACGAAGTCTTCGCCCAGGCCCCCATCGTGATCCTGATGCTGGCCAATGGCGCCGCCATCGACGAGGTGCTCGGCCGCGGTAGCCCGGCCTTCGCTTCCCATGTCGCCGATCGCATCATCGTCCATATGGGAACGACCGCGCCCGACTATTCGCGCGGGCTCGAGGCCAAGATCAGGGCGGCCGGCGGCCGCTATGTCGAAGCGCCCGTATCCGGCTCGCGCAAACCGGCCGAGGCCGGGCAGCTCGTGGCGATGCTGGCGGGCGATCCCGCCAGCGTCGACGAGGTCCGCCCCCTGCTCAGGCCGATGTGCCATCAGACGATCGTCTGCGGCGCGGTGCCGAGTGCCCTGCTGATGAAGCTCTCGGTCAATCTGTTTCTCCTTACCATGGTGACCGGGCTCGCGGAGGCAGCGCATTTTGCCGACCGGCAGGGCGTCGACATGCAGCAGTTCCTGGCGGTGCTCGATGCCGGGCCGATGGCGAGCGCCGTGTCGCGCGTGAAGGGCGCCAAGCTGGTGGCCCGCGATTTCTCCGTCCAGGCCGCGATCGCCGATGTGCTGATGAACAACCGGCTGGTGGCCGACGCGGCGAGGGAGGCCAGGCTCGCCACCCCGCTGCTCGATGTCTGCCACGCGCTCTATGCCGAGACCCTGGCGCTCGGACATGGCCAGGCCGACATGGCGGCCGTCGTACGCGCGCTCGAGGCGCGCACCGATTCCGGCGTCCGATAG